One genomic region from Streptomyces sp. NBC_01431 encodes:
- a CDS encoding L,D-transpeptidase, with amino-acid sequence MEQPVTPPASDYAAQPQQFSIPRPARPLARRRARLIAGAAGLLVGALALTACSGDAKASDSSKDGKGTDASAAKDASTLKITISAKDGSTNASINDVTVKAEGGKLSDVTMTEVQGGKAVPGALAADGLSWKPAGKVERGTQYKITANGKDDKGRAATENSQFSTVSAKDSFIANYTPDDGSTVGVGMPVSFNFNKDITNKKDVLSHITVTSSSGQQVVGHWFNSQRLDFRPEEYWKAGSKVTMKIDLDKVEGAKGIYGVQSKEVNFTIGRNQVSTVDVKTQEMTVQQDGKTIKTIPVSTGSSEHPTYNGQMVISEKFTQTRMNGDSVGFGGEYDIKDVPHAMRLSTSGTFIHGNYWGDPSVFGNDGTSHGCVGMKDVKGAAGDTPAKWMFDHSLIGDVVVVKGSPDKTIAPDNGLNGWNLPWAQWTADSTS; translated from the coding sequence ATGGAGCAGCCCGTGACACCGCCGGCGTCGGACTACGCAGCGCAGCCTCAGCAGTTCAGCATCCCGCGCCCCGCGCGTCCGCTTGCCCGGCGCCGCGCCCGGCTGATCGCCGGAGCGGCCGGCCTGCTGGTCGGCGCGCTCGCCCTGACCGCTTGCAGCGGCGACGCGAAGGCGAGCGACAGCTCCAAGGACGGCAAGGGCACGGACGCCTCGGCCGCCAAGGACGCCTCGACGCTGAAGATCACCATCTCCGCGAAGGACGGCTCGACCAACGCCTCCATCAACGACGTCACCGTCAAGGCGGAGGGCGGCAAGCTGTCCGACGTGACGATGACCGAGGTGCAGGGCGGCAAGGCGGTGCCCGGCGCGCTCGCGGCCGACGGGCTCTCCTGGAAGCCGGCCGGCAAGGTCGAGCGCGGCACCCAGTACAAGATCACCGCGAACGGCAAGGACGACAAGGGCCGGGCCGCGACGGAGAACTCGCAGTTCTCCACCGTTTCGGCGAAGGACAGCTTCATCGCCAACTACACCCCCGACGACGGCTCCACGGTCGGTGTCGGCATGCCGGTGTCCTTCAACTTCAACAAGGACATCACCAACAAGAAGGACGTCCTCTCCCACATCACGGTGACCAGCAGCAGCGGGCAGCAGGTCGTCGGGCACTGGTTCAACTCGCAGCGCCTCGACTTCCGCCCCGAGGAGTACTGGAAGGCCGGGTCCAAGGTGACGATGAAGATCGACCTGGACAAGGTGGAGGGCGCCAAGGGCATCTACGGCGTGCAGTCGAAGGAAGTCAACTTCACCATCGGCCGCAACCAGGTCTCCACCGTCGACGTGAAGACGCAGGAGATGACCGTTCAGCAGGACGGCAAGACCATCAAGACGATTCCGGTGTCGACCGGAAGCTCCGAACACCCCACCTACAACGGGCAGATGGTGATCTCGGAGAAGTTCACCCAGACCCGCATGAACGGTGACAGCGTGGGCTTCGGCGGCGAGTACGACATCAAGGACGTGCCGCACGCGATGCGCCTGTCCACCTCGGGCACCTTCATCCACGGCAACTACTGGGGCGACCCGTCGGTGTTCGGCAACGACGGCACCAGCCACGGCTGCGTCGGCATGAAGGACGTGAAGGGCGCCGCCGGCGACACTCCGGCCAAGTGGATGTTCGACCACAGCCTGATCGGTGACGTGGTCGTCGTGAAGGGCTCGCCGGACAAGACCATCGCACCGGACAACGGTCTGAACGGCTGGAACCTGCCCTGGGCGCAGTGGACGGCGGACAGCACCTCCTGA
- a CDS encoding P1 family peptidase yields the protein MKSSLADVPGFRVGHAAVPGPDALSGTTVVLAPIGGAVAAVDVRGGGPGTRETDALDPKNVVERIDAVVLTGGSAYGLDAAAGVMAWLEEHERGVRVGPEPHQVVPVVPAACVFDLGRGGDWRARPDASVGRAAVEAAGTEVGEGSVGAGTGAVVGGLKGGVGTASVTLASGATVGALVVANAVGSAVDPANGVLYGEYGAGPVQLPSRDVHLAALERLARARATSGLPPLNTTLAVVATDARLSRPQAQKLAGTSHDGLARAIRPVHLMHDGDTVFALATGTHNAGAEAALGPEEVNHVLAAGADVVAQAIVRAVRAAESIEGPGGTFPSYGDLYGS from the coding sequence ATGAAGAGCTCCCTCGCCGATGTGCCCGGGTTCCGGGTCGGTCACGCGGCCGTTCCCGGACCGGACGCGCTGAGCGGTACGACCGTCGTGCTCGCCCCGATCGGCGGCGCCGTCGCGGCGGTCGACGTGCGCGGGGGCGGCCCCGGTACGCGGGAGACCGACGCGCTGGACCCGAAGAACGTCGTCGAGCGCATCGACGCCGTGGTGCTGACCGGCGGCAGTGCGTACGGACTCGACGCGGCGGCCGGGGTGATGGCCTGGCTGGAAGAGCATGAACGCGGGGTCCGGGTGGGGCCCGAGCCGCACCAGGTGGTGCCGGTGGTGCCCGCGGCCTGCGTGTTCGATCTGGGTCGCGGCGGCGACTGGCGGGCCAGGCCCGATGCTTCGGTGGGCCGGGCGGCCGTGGAGGCGGCCGGCACCGAGGTCGGCGAGGGCAGCGTGGGCGCGGGGACCGGGGCGGTGGTCGGCGGGCTCAAGGGCGGCGTCGGCACGGCGAGCGTCACGCTCGCCTCGGGTGCGACGGTGGGTGCGCTCGTCGTCGCGAACGCGGTCGGCTCGGCCGTCGACCCGGCGAACGGGGTGCTGTACGGGGAGTACGGGGCGGGGCCCGTCCAACTCCCCTCCCGTGACGTTCACTTGGCGGCGCTTGAGCGGTTGGCGCGGGCGCGCGCGACGAGCGGGCTGCCGCCGCTCAACACCACGCTCGCGGTGGTGGCCACCGACGCCCGGCTCAGCAGGCCACAGGCCCAGAAGCTCGCCGGGACCTCACACGACGGGCTGGCCCGCGCGATCCGCCCCGTCCACCTGATGCACGACGGGGACACGGTGTTCGCGCTGGCGACCGGCACCCACAACGCCGGCGCCGAGGCGGCGCTGGGCCCCGAGGAGGTGAACCACGTTCTGGCCGCCGGGGCGGATGTCGTGGCGCAGGCGATCGTGCGGGCGGTGCGGGCCGCCGAAAGCATCGAGGGACCCGGGGGAACTTTTCCCTCTTATGGGGATCTGTACGGGAGTTGA
- a CDS encoding SDR family oxidoreductase yields MSDHITSDGTTPDHTMCNRPTPDHTTPTLPALPLTLRGKTALVTGASRGIGRGIALRLGGEGALVVVHYGNDGAAAQQTVDAIVANGGRAFAVGADLGSVEGVERLADAVRSGLRAHTGEESLDVLVNNAALGGAHRPFGATGPDLFDRLFAVNVRAPFFLVQKLLPSLRDGGRIINIGSAVTRIALGEELAYAMTKGAMETFTRTLANEAGARRITVNTVAPGPTETDRTRAFLRSSPEMEAMMLKGQAMPWIGQPDDIAGPVAFLASDDGRWVTGHVLDATGGTYLGPKF; encoded by the coding sequence ATGTCCGACCACATCACGTCCGACGGCACCACACCCGACCACACCATGTGCAACCGCCCCACGCCCGACCACACGACCCCCACCCTCCCCGCCCTCCCCCTCACACTGCGCGGCAAGACCGCGCTCGTCACCGGGGCCTCTCGGGGGATCGGGCGGGGCATCGCGTTGCGGCTCGGCGGCGAAGGGGCGCTCGTGGTGGTCCACTACGGGAACGACGGCGCCGCCGCCCAGCAGACCGTGGACGCGATCGTGGCGAACGGCGGGCGGGCCTTCGCCGTCGGCGCCGACCTGGGAAGCGTCGAGGGTGTCGAGCGGCTCGCCGACGCCGTGCGCAGCGGGCTGCGCGCCCACACCGGCGAGGAGTCGCTCGACGTCCTCGTGAACAACGCCGCCCTGGGCGGTGCGCACCGGCCCTTCGGCGCGACGGGGCCCGACCTCTTCGACCGGCTCTTCGCGGTGAACGTACGAGCGCCGTTCTTCCTCGTACAAAAGCTGCTGCCGAGCCTGCGCGACGGTGGGCGGATCATCAACATCGGTTCCGCCGTGACCCGGATCGCGCTCGGCGAGGAGTTGGCGTACGCGATGACGAAGGGCGCGATGGAGACGTTCACGCGGACGCTGGCGAACGAGGCGGGGGCGCGGCGGATCACCGTCAATACGGTCGCGCCGGGGCCGACCGAGACCGACCGGACCCGCGCCTTTCTGCGCTCGTCACCGGAGATGGAGGCGATGATGCTGAAGGGCCAGGCGATGCCGTGGATCGGGCAGCCCGACGACATCGCGGGACCGGTCGCGTTCCTCGCCTCGGACGACGGACGCTGGGTCACCGGGCACGTGCTCGACGCCACGGGCGGCACCTATCTCGGACCGAAGTTCTGA
- a CDS encoding BTAD domain-containing putative transcriptional regulator, with the protein MRYFLLGPLRIEGPEAVPAGARLRSLLAFLLLNAGRTVPAGRLVDALYGDEPPVGATNALQSQVSRLRRTLAIEHGPAGYRLAADPDDVDVLRFERLARDGARAREAGDAGRAAVLLREALGLWRGPALVDVADAPFAAAQSARLEELRAAAVEERAEAELALGTDPAELLGWLREAVAAHPLRERLRGQLMRALRRAGRPAEALAEYERARELLAGELGTDPSPELAAVHLSILRGEQSPPPPSSRLPAQLTSFVGRDDELTALIALLGASRLVTLIGTGGAGKTRLALEAAARLPGEVCFVDLTSATGAVSAVRTALGLRDTGPLAGTGTGTGTGTRTGTGTGTGTETDADTHTPTHTRTGPSGGDAEAALVTALQDRNLLLVLDNCEQIIEEAALLAHRLLSRCPGLRILATSREALGITGESLRPLGSLATASAVRLFTDRATAVQPGFTPDGPNSPLLQRICTDLDGLPLAIELAAARLRQLPLSEIASRLDDRFGLLSRGDRTKPARHRTLRAVVEWSWSLLSDREREFAAQLTVFAGGATAEAAALVCGAGPDADDLLASLCDKSLVEAGQGRYRMLETIRAYAAKQLPFLERELTARAHTAHFLDLAEMADPELRSSGQLRWLERLSAEHANLRAALVRSVGVAGSADGADHPRALRLIAALSSFWWLRGLRGDVAPVAADMLRALDGRVPEGFEEEYVLCVLAAGAGGAASGADLARAGRIVAQRDRAFRQPFTAFLWAISAGPSAAAERPELTGDDPWSQALARAGAGHLHLFHSRVEEASRDLSAALSAFRELGERWGTATTLTGLAAVLAAQGDRETALARTGEALALFREIGVWEDIADLHVQRAELLEAMGDLAGGQQEREWARTAARRAGVIR; encoded by the coding sequence ATGCGCTATTTCCTGCTGGGGCCGCTCCGCATCGAAGGCCCCGAAGCCGTCCCCGCCGGGGCGCGTCTGCGCTCGCTGCTCGCGTTCCTGCTACTGAACGCCGGGCGGACGGTCCCGGCCGGCCGGCTCGTGGACGCGCTGTACGGGGACGAGCCGCCGGTCGGGGCCACCAACGCCCTTCAGTCGCAGGTCTCCCGGCTGCGCAGGACCCTGGCCATCGAGCACGGCCCGGCCGGATACCGCCTCGCGGCCGACCCGGACGACGTGGACGTACTCCGCTTCGAACGGCTGGCCAGGGACGGCGCGCGGGCCCGGGAGGCGGGCGATGCGGGGCGTGCGGCGGTACTCCTTCGCGAGGCGCTGGGACTGTGGCGCGGGCCCGCGCTCGTGGACGTGGCGGACGCTCCGTTCGCCGCCGCGCAGAGCGCCCGCCTGGAGGAGCTGCGGGCGGCCGCCGTCGAGGAGCGGGCCGAGGCCGAACTCGCCCTGGGCACCGACCCGGCCGAGCTGCTGGGGTGGCTGCGCGAGGCGGTGGCGGCGCATCCCCTGCGGGAACGGCTGCGGGGTCAGCTGATGCGGGCCCTGCGGCGTGCCGGGCGGCCGGCCGAGGCGCTTGCCGAGTACGAGCGGGCCCGCGAGCTGCTGGCCGGGGAACTCGGCACCGACCCGTCCCCCGAGCTCGCGGCCGTGCACCTGTCCATCCTGCGCGGCGAGCAGTCTCCCCCGCCGCCCTCGTCCCGGCTCCCCGCCCAGCTGACGTCGTTCGTCGGCCGTGACGACGAACTGACCGCCCTGATCGCCCTGTTGGGGGCGTCGCGCCTCGTCACGCTGATCGGGACGGGCGGCGCCGGCAAGACCAGGCTCGCCCTGGAGGCCGCGGCGCGGCTGCCCGGCGAGGTGTGCTTCGTCGACCTGACGTCCGCGACCGGGGCGGTCTCCGCCGTCCGCACCGCCCTCGGCCTCCGCGACACCGGCCCCCTTGCCGGCACTGGTACCGGGACGGGCACCGGCACCCGCACAGGTACAGGCACCGGCACCGGCACCGAAACAGACGCGGACACCCACACCCCCACCCACACCCGCACTGGCCCCAGCGGCGGCGATGCGGAGGCAGCCCTCGTCACCGCGCTCCAGGACCGCAACCTGCTCCTCGTCCTTGACAACTGTGAGCAGATCATCGAGGAGGCCGCCCTCCTCGCCCACCGACTGCTCTCCCGCTGCCCCGGTCTGCGCATCCTGGCCACCAGCCGCGAAGCGCTCGGCATAACTGGTGAGTCCCTGCGCCCGCTCGGCTCCCTAGCCACAGCATCGGCCGTACGCCTCTTCACTGATCGGGCGACGGCGGTCCAGCCGGGCTTCACCCCGGATGGCCCCAACTCCCCACTCCTGCAACGCATTTGCACGGATCTGGACGGCCTCCCGCTGGCGATCGAGCTGGCGGCGGCCCGGCTGAGGCAGCTGCCGCTGTCCGAGATCGCGAGCCGCCTGGACGACCGCTTCGGGCTCCTGTCGCGCGGCGACCGCACCAAGCCCGCCCGGCACCGCACCCTTCGCGCGGTGGTCGAGTGGAGCTGGTCGCTGCTGAGTGATCGGGAGCGGGAGTTCGCGGCACAGCTGACCGTCTTCGCGGGCGGCGCGACAGCGGAGGCGGCCGCTCTGGTCTGCGGCGCGGGCCCCGACGCGGACGACCTGCTCGCCTCCCTCTGCGACAAGTCACTGGTGGAGGCAGGACAGGGCCGGTACCGCATGCTGGAGACGATCCGGGCGTACGCTGCCAAGCAACTGCCGTTCCTCGAACGCGAGTTGACGGCCCGAGCCCACACTGCACACTTCCTCGACCTGGCCGAGATGGCCGACCCGGAGCTGCGGTCATCAGGTCAACTCCGGTGGCTGGAGCGGCTTTCCGCGGAGCACGCGAACCTTCGGGCGGCGCTGGTCAGGTCTGTCGGGGTGGCCGGATCGGCGGACGGGGCAGACCACCCCCGCGCCCTCCGCCTCATCGCCGCCCTGTCCTCCTTCTGGTGGCTGCGAGGCCTGCGCGGGGACGTGGCCCCCGTCGCCGCCGACATGCTGCGTGCCCTCGACGGCCGCGTACCGGAGGGGTTCGAGGAGGAGTACGTGCTGTGTGTGCTGGCGGCTGGGGCGGGCGGAGCCGCGTCCGGGGCGGACCTGGCGCGGGCCGGGCGGATCGTGGCTCAGCGGGACCGGGCGTTCCGGCAGCCGTTCACCGCGTTCCTGTGGGCGATCTCGGCGGGCCCGTCGGCCGCGGCCGAGCGGCCCGAGCTGACCGGCGACGACCCCTGGTCGCAGGCGCTCGCCCGCGCGGGCGCGGGGCATCTGCACCTCTTCCACTCCCGCGTCGAGGAGGCTTCGCGCGATCTGTCGGCGGCGCTCAGCGCCTTCCGCGAGCTGGGTGAACGCTGGGGCACGGCAACCACCCTGACAGGACTGGCCGCAGTCCTCGCCGCCCAGGGCGACCGGGAAACCGCGCTGGCCCGCACCGGCGAGGCACTGGCGCTGTTCCGGGAGATCGGCGTCTGGGAGGACATCGCCGACCTGCACGTCCAGCGGGCCGAACTCCTGGAAGCGATGGGCGACTTGGCGGGCGGGCAGCAGGAGCGGGAGTGGGCGCGGACCGCGGCACGACGGGCGGGGGTCATCAGGTGA
- a CDS encoding low temperature requirement protein A, with the protein MPRMTARSRHEAHRASTPLELFFDLCFVVAVAQAGARLVHALAEGHVGAGLAGYAAVFFAIWWAWMNFTWFASAYDTDDTLYRVVTLVQITGVLILAAGVPRAFDDHDFTISVIGYVVMRLAMTSQWLRAAASCRDRAERQVCLRYAAGIVVCQLGWVGMLFVPESARSWVFPLLVLAELSVPVIAEQRRSTSWHPHHIAERYGLFTLIVLGETVSAATIAVQEALDEHDELGDLLPLAAGGLLIVFAAWWIYFAVPIHHHLSSNRQGFVWGYGHYVVLASAAAIGAGIEVAVEQTVGKAHISTAAAASAVTVPASLFMLTVWLLHSRHFKQGLAQQLTLPVAALVILLCTFAGRAAVPLAGGVAALTVAVGVTLKGRRPERTGPA; encoded by the coding sequence ATGCCACGCATGACCGCACGCAGCCGGCACGAGGCACACCGCGCCTCGACTCCGCTGGAGCTGTTCTTCGATCTCTGTTTCGTCGTCGCCGTCGCCCAGGCCGGCGCCCGGCTCGTCCACGCGCTCGCGGAGGGGCACGTGGGCGCCGGCCTCGCCGGGTACGCGGCCGTGTTCTTCGCCATTTGGTGGGCGTGGATGAACTTCACGTGGTTCGCCTCGGCGTACGACACCGACGACACCCTGTACCGAGTCGTGACGCTCGTCCAGATCACCGGTGTGCTGATCCTCGCCGCCGGGGTGCCCCGCGCCTTCGACGACCACGATTTCACGATCTCTGTCATCGGGTACGTGGTGATGCGGCTCGCGATGACCAGCCAGTGGCTGCGGGCCGCCGCGTCCTGCCGGGACCGCGCCGAACGCCAGGTGTGTCTGCGGTACGCGGCGGGCATCGTGGTGTGCCAGCTCGGCTGGGTCGGCATGCTGTTCGTGCCGGAGTCGGCCCGCAGCTGGGTGTTCCCCCTGCTGGTACTCGCCGAGTTGTCCGTGCCGGTGATCGCCGAACAGCGGCGCAGTACCAGCTGGCATCCGCACCACATCGCCGAGCGGTACGGCCTGTTCACGCTGATCGTGCTGGGCGAGACGGTGTCCGCGGCCACCATCGCCGTACAGGAGGCGCTCGACGAGCACGACGAGCTGGGCGATCTGCTGCCGCTGGCGGCGGGCGGGTTGTTGATCGTGTTCGCGGCCTGGTGGATCTACTTCGCCGTCCCCATTCACCACCACCTCTCCTCCAACCGGCAGGGTTTCGTGTGGGGTTACGGCCACTATGTGGTGCTCGCGTCAGCCGCCGCGATCGGCGCGGGCATCGAGGTCGCGGTCGAGCAGACCGTCGGCAAGGCCCACATCTCGACGGCGGCGGCCGCCTCGGCCGTGACGGTCCCGGCCTCGCTGTTCATGCTGACGGTGTGGCTGCTGCACTCCCGCCACTTCAAGCAGGGCCTCGCCCAGCAACTGACGCTGCCGGTGGCCGCGTTGGTGATTCTGCTGTGTACGTTCGCGGGCCGTGCGGCGGTGCCGCTGGCGGGTGGTGTGGCGGCGCTGACCGTGGCGGTGGGGGTGACGCTGAAGGGTCGTCGGCCGGAGCGGACCGGCCCGGCCTGA
- a CDS encoding class I SAM-dependent DNA methyltransferase gives MTESPSHLTATADAYDAVAVLYAELFRDAYAELPLDRAMLAAFADSVRTAGAGPVAELGCGPGHVTAHLRDLGLDVFGVDLSPVMIDLARRAYPDLRFEVVSMDALDLAAGTLAGIASWYSVIHTPPHEIPSYIDEFGRLLAPGGHLLLAFFESEGDPVTAFDHKVTTAYRWPIDDLAALAREAGFAEVGRMLREPREGERFRRGHLLMRKR, from the coding sequence GTGACTGAATCCCCCTCCCATCTCACTGCCACAGCCGATGCGTACGACGCCGTCGCCGTCCTCTACGCGGAGCTCTTCCGCGACGCGTACGCCGAGTTGCCGCTGGACCGCGCGATGCTTGCGGCGTTCGCCGATTCCGTACGGACGGCGGGCGCCGGGCCTGTCGCCGAGCTGGGGTGCGGCCCCGGCCATGTGACGGCGCACTTGCGGGACCTGGGGCTGGACGTCTTCGGCGTCGACCTGTCGCCGGTGATGATCGATCTGGCCCGCCGGGCCTACCCGGACCTGCGCTTCGAAGTGGTTTCGATGGACGCCTTGGACCTGGCCGCCGGCACACTGGCCGGCATCGCGTCCTGGTACTCGGTCATCCACACCCCGCCGCACGAAATACCGTCGTACATAGACGAGTTCGGTCGCTTGCTGGCTCCGGGCGGCCACCTTCTGCTCGCCTTCTTCGAGTCCGAGGGCGATCCGGTGACGGCGTTCGACCACAAGGTGACGACGGCCTACCGGTGGCCGATCGACGACCTGGCCGCACTGGCACGCGAGGCGGGCTTCGCGGAAGTCGGACGGATGCTGCGCGAGCCCCGCGAAGGAGAGCGGTTCCGGCGCGGCCACCTGCTGATGCGCAAGCGGTAG
- a CDS encoding ester cyclase: MHEKDLPGIPATGKPVETTAAVIHRIENGRLVEKCSERDLVRLLQ; encoded by the coding sequence GTGCACGAGAAGGACCTTCCCGGCATCCCCGCCACAGGCAAGCCGGTGGAGACAACCGCGGCGGTGATCCACCGCATCGAGAACGGCCGGCTCGTCGAGAAGTGTTCGGAAAGGGATCTTGTCCGCCTCCTTCAGTAG
- a CDS encoding MFS transporter: MTEPPAPLTAPPDASSPAVPPPVTAAAPAPPSVALRASLAGTAISLLLVLAIVFGSRLLKDFDSALLPYAVATVFLAFGVAYRYTVWISSPGARRLFKQGWRSLFSAANFRQAPTALPRMIATYLGFQKFLGARSHARWAAHQLIFWGCLLAAAITFPLTWGWFTFTGDSGAGPGYEMRIWGFKILGFDSLSLAGWLMFHGLDIAAVLVIPGASYFLWRRMKDRGAITGQRFGYDLVPLIALIVISVTGLLLTFSSIFLHGGGYQFLAVLHMVSVVFTLIYIPFGKFFHIVQRPAAVGMQLFKYTGRQDEQVFVCKRCGEPIDTAPYVENLRGTMRDLKLDFDAWAAYCPRCKRVLRGSAYLGHVKKGFK, encoded by the coding sequence GTGACCGAGCCGCCCGCACCCCTCACCGCCCCACCGGACGCCTCCTCCCCGGCCGTGCCGCCGCCGGTCACCGCCGCCGCACCCGCCCCGCCTTCCGTAGCGCTGCGCGCGTCGCTGGCCGGCACAGCCATCTCCCTCCTTCTCGTTCTGGCCATCGTGTTCGGCAGCCGGCTGCTCAAGGACTTCGACTCCGCGCTCCTTCCGTACGCGGTCGCCACCGTGTTCCTGGCCTTCGGCGTCGCTTACCGCTACACCGTTTGGATCTCCTCTCCCGGCGCCCGCCGCCTCTTCAAACAGGGCTGGCGCAGCCTGTTCTCGGCCGCGAACTTCCGCCAGGCGCCCACCGCCCTGCCGAGGATGATCGCCACCTATCTCGGCTTCCAGAAGTTCCTCGGCGCCCGTTCGCACGCCCGCTGGGCCGCGCATCAGCTGATCTTCTGGGGCTGCCTCCTGGCCGCCGCGATCACGTTTCCGCTCACCTGGGGCTGGTTCACGTTCACCGGTGACTCCGGTGCCGGACCCGGGTACGAGATGCGGATCTGGGGGTTCAAGATCCTTGGCTTCGACTCGCTGAGCCTCGCGGGATGGCTGATGTTCCACGGCCTGGACATCGCCGCGGTCCTGGTGATCCCCGGCGCCTCGTACTTCCTGTGGCGGCGGATGAAGGACCGCGGGGCCATCACCGGCCAGCGCTTCGGCTATGACCTCGTCCCGCTGATCGCGCTGATCGTCATCTCCGTGACGGGGCTCCTCCTCACCTTCTCGTCGATCTTCCTGCACGGCGGCGGCTACCAGTTCCTGGCGGTCCTGCACATGGTGTCGGTGGTGTTCACGCTGATCTACATCCCGTTCGGGAAGTTCTTCCACATCGTGCAGCGGCCCGCCGCGGTCGGCATGCAGCTCTTCAAGTACACGGGCCGCCAGGACGAGCAGGTGTTCGTCTGCAAGCGCTGCGGCGAGCCCATCGACACCGCCCCGTACGTCGAGAACCTGCGGGGCACCATGCGCGACCTGAAGCTCGACTTCGACGCCTGGGCCGCGTACTGCCCGCGCTGCAAGCGGGTCCTGCGCGGCTCCGCATACCTCGGCCACGTCAAGAAGGGCTTCAAGTGA